A genomic region of Denticeps clupeoides chromosome 17, fDenClu1.1, whole genome shotgun sequence contains the following coding sequences:
- the tpm1 gene encoding tropomyosin alpha-4 chain isoform X4, which translates to MAGLTSLEAVKRKIKSLQEQADGAEERAEKLQRELELQRKSRESAEGDVASLNRRIQLVEEELDRAQERLATALQKLEEAEKAADESERGMKVIENRAQKDEEKMELQEIQLKEAKHIAEEADRKYEEVARKLVIVEGELERTEERAELSESKCTELEEELKTVTNNLKSLEAQAEKYSQKEDKYEEEIKVLTDKLKEAETRAEFAERSVAKLEKTIDDLEDRLYQQLEKNRLLSVELRLALNED; encoded by the exons ATGGCCGGACTAACATCCCTGGAGGCGGTGAAACGCAAAATAAAGTCCCTGCAGGAGCAGGCGGACGGTGCTGAGGAGAGAGCCGAGAAGCTGCAGCGGGAGCTGGAGCTGCAGAGGAAATCCAGAGAATCG GCTGAGGGCGATGTGGCTTCCCTCAACAGACGCATCCAGCTGGTCGAGGAGGAGCTGGACCGCGCCCAGGAGCGCCTGGCCACCGCCCtgcagaagctggaggaggccGAGAAGGCGGCGGACGAGAGTGAGAG AGGCATGAAGGTCATCGAGAACCGAGCTCAGAAGGACGAGGAGAAGATGGAGCTGCAGGAGATCCAGCTGAAGGAGGCCAAACACATCGCGGAGGAAGCCGACCGCAAATACGAGGAG GTGGCCCGTAAGCTGGTGATCGTTGAAGGAGAGCTGGAACGTACCGAGGAGCGCGCCGAGCTCTCCGAGAG CAAATGCACTGAGCTTGAGGAAGAGTTGAAAACTGTGACCAACAACCTGAAGTCTCTGGAGGCCCAGGCTGAGAAG TACTCTCAGAAGGAGGACAAATATGAGGAGGAGATCAAGGTCCTGACAGACAAGCTGAAGGAG GCTGAGACCCGTGCCGAGTTTGCTGAGAGATCAGTAGCTAAGCTTGAGAAGACCATTGATGACCTAGAAG ATCGCCTCTACCAGCAACTTGAGAAAAACCGCCTTCTCTCTGTTGAACTCAGACTGGCCTTGAATGAGGACTAA
- the nrg4 gene encoding probetacellulin, which translates to MMTGHGVLCEESESSYCMNGGTCFKINSVSTPSCVCSEEYSGSRCEHLQLLMTFSQLSGDTGLVIAITIVSLLILAVLIVVIYCTYKVWKSKRQSQNPEGEHLRNKTRV; encoded by the exons GTCATGGTGTTTTGTGTGAAGAGTCTGAGTCCTCCTACTGTATGAATGGGGGGACCTGCTTTAAGATCAACTCTGTCTCGACGCCGAGTTGCGT GTGCAGTGAAGAGTACTCAGGCAGCCGGTGCGAGCACCTCCAGCTGCTGATGACCTTCTCGCAGCTCTCTGGGGACACCGGGCTCGTCATCGcaattaccatcgtgtccctgctCATCCTGGCTGTGCTCATCGTCGTCATCTACTGCACCTACAA GGTCTGGAAGAGCAAGAGGCAAAGTCAGAACCCAGAAGGGGAGCATTTGAGGAACAAGACCAGAGTATGA
- the tpm1 gene encoding tropomyosin alpha-1 chain isoform X1, whose protein sequence is MDAIKKKMQMLKLDKENALDRAEQAEADKKSAEDRSKQLDDDLVGLQKKLKATEDELDKYSEALKDAQEKLEVAETKAADAEGDVASLNRRIQLVEEELDRAQERLATALQKLEEAEKAADESERGMKVIENRAQKDEEKMELQEIQLKEAKHIAEEADRKYEEVARKLVIVEGELERTEERAELSESKCTELEEELKTVTNNLKSLEAQAEKYSQKEDKYEEEIKVLTDKLKEAETRAEFAERSVAKLEKTIDDLEDELYAQKLKYKAISEELDHALNDMTSI, encoded by the exons ATGGATGCCATCAAGAAGAAGATGCAGATGCTGAAGCTCGACAAGGAGAACGCGCTGGACCGAGCCGAGCAGGCGGAGGCGGACAAGAAGTCGGCCGAGGACCGGAGCAAGCAG CTTGATGACGACTTGGTAGGTCTTCAGAAGAAGCTGAAGGCCACCGAGGATGAGCTGGACAAGTACTCCGAGGCTCTTAAAGACGCCCAGGAGAAACTGGAAGTGGCCGAGACGAAAGCCGCTGAC GCTGAGGGCGATGTGGCTTCCCTCAACAGACGCATCCAGCTGGTCGAGGAGGAGCTGGACCGCGCCCAGGAGCGCCTGGCCACCGCCCtgcagaagctggaggaggccGAGAAGGCGGCGGACGAGAGTGAGAG AGGCATGAAGGTCATCGAGAACCGAGCTCAGAAGGACGAGGAGAAGATGGAGCTGCAGGAGATCCAGCTGAAGGAGGCCAAACACATCGCGGAGGAAGCCGACCGCAAATACGAGGAG GTGGCCCGTAAGCTGGTGATCGTTGAAGGAGAGCTGGAACGTACCGAGGAGCGCGCCGAGCTCTCCGAGAG CAAATGCACTGAGCTTGAGGAAGAGTTGAAAACTGTGACCAACAACCTGAAGTCTCTGGAGGCCCAGGCTGAGAAG TACTCTCAGAAGGAGGACAAATATGAGGAGGAGATCAAGGTCCTGACAGACAAGCTGAAGGAG GCTGAGACCCGTGCCGAGTTTGCTGAGAGATCAGTAGCTAAGCTTGAGAAGACCATTGATGACCTAGAAG ACGAGCTCTACGCGCAGAAACTCAAGTACAAGGCCATCAGCGAGGAGCTGGACCACGCCCTCAACGACATGACATCAAT ATAA
- the tpm1 gene encoding tropomyosin alpha-1 chain isoform X2, with the protein MDAIKKKMQMLKLDKENALDRAEQAEADKKSAEDRSKQLDDDLVGLQKKLKATEDELDKYSEALKDAQEKLEVAETKAADAEGDVASLNRRIQLVEEELDRAQERLATALQKLEEAEKAADESERGMKVIENRAQKDEEKMELQEIQLKEAKHIAEEADRKYEEVARKLVIVEGELERTEERAELSESKCTELEEELKTVTNNLKSLEAQAEKYSQKEDKYEEEIKVLTDKLKEAETRAEFAERSVAKLEKTIDDLEDRLYQQLEKNRLLSVELRLALNED; encoded by the exons ATGGATGCCATCAAGAAGAAGATGCAGATGCTGAAGCTCGACAAGGAGAACGCGCTGGACCGAGCCGAGCAGGCGGAGGCGGACAAGAAGTCGGCCGAGGACCGGAGCAAGCAG CTTGATGACGACTTGGTAGGTCTTCAGAAGAAGCTGAAGGCCACCGAGGATGAGCTGGACAAGTACTCCGAGGCTCTTAAAGACGCCCAGGAGAAACTGGAAGTGGCCGAGACGAAAGCCGCTGAC GCTGAGGGCGATGTGGCTTCCCTCAACAGACGCATCCAGCTGGTCGAGGAGGAGCTGGACCGCGCCCAGGAGCGCCTGGCCACCGCCCtgcagaagctggaggaggccGAGAAGGCGGCGGACGAGAGTGAGAG AGGCATGAAGGTCATCGAGAACCGAGCTCAGAAGGACGAGGAGAAGATGGAGCTGCAGGAGATCCAGCTGAAGGAGGCCAAACACATCGCGGAGGAAGCCGACCGCAAATACGAGGAG GTGGCCCGTAAGCTGGTGATCGTTGAAGGAGAGCTGGAACGTACCGAGGAGCGCGCCGAGCTCTCCGAGAG CAAATGCACTGAGCTTGAGGAAGAGTTGAAAACTGTGACCAACAACCTGAAGTCTCTGGAGGCCCAGGCTGAGAAG TACTCTCAGAAGGAGGACAAATATGAGGAGGAGATCAAGGTCCTGACAGACAAGCTGAAGGAG GCTGAGACCCGTGCCGAGTTTGCTGAGAGATCAGTAGCTAAGCTTGAGAAGACCATTGATGACCTAGAAG ATCGCCTCTACCAGCAACTTGAGAAAAACCGCCTTCTCTCTGTTGAACTCAGACTGGCCTTGAATGAGGACTAA
- the tpm1 gene encoding tropomyosin alpha-3 chain isoform X5 codes for MAGLTSLEAVKRKIKSLQEQADGAEERAEKLQRELELQRKSRESAEGDVASLNRRIQLVEEELDRAQERLATALQKLEEAEKAADESERGMKVIENRAQKDEEKMELQEIQLKEAKHIAEEADRKYEEVARKLVIVEGELERTEERAELSERRVRRAEEELRVLDQATKSLKATDAQYSQKEDKYEEEIKVLTDKLKEAETRAEFAERSVAKLEKTIDDLEDELYAQKLKYKAISEELDHALNDMTSM; via the exons ATGGCCGGACTAACATCCCTGGAGGCGGTGAAACGCAAAATAAAGTCCCTGCAGGAGCAGGCGGACGGTGCTGAGGAGAGAGCCGAGAAGCTGCAGCGGGAGCTGGAGCTGCAGAGGAAATCCAGAGAATCG GCTGAGGGCGATGTGGCTTCCCTCAACAGACGCATCCAGCTGGTCGAGGAGGAGCTGGACCGCGCCCAGGAGCGCCTGGCCACCGCCCtgcagaagctggaggaggccGAGAAGGCGGCGGACGAGAGTGAGAG AGGCATGAAGGTCATCGAGAACCGAGCTCAGAAGGACGAGGAGAAGATGGAGCTGCAGGAGATCCAGCTGAAGGAGGCCAAACACATCGCGGAGGAAGCCGACCGCAAATACGAGGAG GTGGCCCGTAAGCTGGTGATCGTTGAAGGAGAGCTGGAACGTACCGAGGAGCGCGCCGAGCTCTCCGAGAG ACGGGTTCGGAGGGCCGAGGAGGAGCTCAGAGTTTTGGACCAGGCCACAAAGTCATTAAAAGCCACAGACGCACAG TACTCTCAGAAGGAGGACAAATATGAGGAGGAGATCAAGGTCCTGACAGACAAGCTGAAGGAG GCTGAGACCCGTGCCGAGTTTGCTGAGAGATCAGTAGCTAAGCTTGAGAAGACCATTGATGACCTAGAAG ACGAGCTCTACGCGCAGAAACTCAAGTACAAGGCCATCAGCGAGGAGCTGGACCACGCCCTCAACGACATGACATCAATGTAA
- the lactb gene encoding serine beta-lactamase-like protein LACTB, mitochondrial, producing MSRYFLPGRGVLFARKGPFSLPAGRRKLRGGRAPRGLWLLGLGAGVAAAAALGFSHRRNAEDAHNFAGAVDSSRDLVRRIKDEVGAPGMVAAVSVDGAEVWCEGFGYADLENRVPCGPETVMRIASVSKSLTVAAAAGLWQEGKLDMDAPVQKYVPEFPEKQFGGENVTITPRMILSHLSGIRHYEKDVKKVRQKREAKLLKPPEKKRESSSSDDSKEEPKLDGDDNKTKEAKQSKKKKEFEHEEYYLKSHYESVIESLDLFKDDLLVYKPGTTFLYSTHAFTLLSAVIERAAGESFLEHMAKMFREVGMLNTVPEENEPIIYRRARFYHFNKKGRIQNCPYVDNSYKWAGGGFLSTAGDLLRFGNAVLYSYQMSDVKDTTGLLPGILKPETAQAMWTPVDKTEASWDKDGSYGQGWLVVEKQQKYGECRRRRHYVSHTGGAVGASSVLLVLPSERTELGGDVRTAAPPQGVVVTIITNMQSVGLNTTALKIAHEFDKARSE from the exons ATGTCGCGCTACTTTTTGCCAGGAAGAGGTGTCCTTTTCGCCCGGAAAGGCCCCTTCTCCCTGCCCGCAGGCCGGAGGAAGCTGCGGGGCGGGAGGGCGCCCCGGGGACTCTGGCTTTTGGGGTTGGGCGCCGGGGTCGCGGCCGCGGCCGCGCTGGGCTTCTCTCACCGCCGTAATGCCGAGGACGCTCACAACTTCGCCGGCGCCGTAGACAGCAGCCGAGACCTGGTGCGTCGGATAAAG GATGAAGTGGGAGCTCCGGGAATGGTGGCTGCCGTGTCTGTGGATGGCGCCGAGGTTTGGTGTGAAG GATTCGGCTATGCAGACCTGGAGAACAGGGTCCCATGTGGGCCAGAGACGGTCATGCGCATCGCCAGCGTCAGTAAGTCTCTCACGGTGGCCGCTGCTGCTGGCCTGTGGCAAGAAGGCAAGCTGGACATGGATGCCCCGGTCCAGAAATATGTCCCAGAGTTTCCAGAGAAGCAGTTCGGTGGAGAGAAT GTCACCATAACACCTCGTATGATCCTCTCACACCTGAGTGGCATCCGTCACTACGAGAAGGATGTAAAGAAGGTGAGACAGAAGAGGGAAGCCAAGCTTCTGAAGCCTCCCGAAAAGAAAAGGGAGTCCAGTTCATCCGACGACAGCAAAGAGGAACCCAAGCTTGATGGAGATGACAACAAGACCAAAGAGGCCAAGCAatcaaagaagaagaaagagttTGAGCATGAAGAGTATTACCTGAAAAGCCACTATGAGAGTGTGATCGAGTCCCTGGACTTGTTTAAAGATGACCTGCTGGTTTACAAGCCAG GCACCACTTTCCTGTACTCCACCCACGCCTTCACCTTGCTCAGTGCTGTAATAGAACGAGCTGCAGGGGAGAGCTTCCTTGAGCACATGGCCAAAATGTTTCGCGAGGTGGGCATGCTCAACACCGTGCCGGAAGAGAACGAGCCAATCATTTACCGGCGGGCAAG attttatcattttaacaaGAAGGGCCGTATACAGAACTGCCCGTATGTGGATAACTCCTATAAGTGGGCCGGTGGTGGCTTCCTCTCCACGGCAGGGGACCTTCTGCGGTTTGGGAATGCTGTGCTGTACAGCTACCAAATGTCCGACGTGAAGGACACCACTGGCCTCCTGCCAGGGATCCTCAAACCAGAGACGGCCCAGGCCATGTGGACTCCAGTGGACAAGACGGAAGCCTCCTGGGACAAGGACGGCTCCTACGGCCAGGGCTGGTTGGTGGTGGAGAAGCAGCAGAAGTACGGGGAGTGCAGGCGGCGTCGGCACTACGTCTCGCACACCGGGGGCGCTGTTGGAGCGAGCAGCGTCCTGCTGGTGCTGCCCAGCGAGCGGACTGAGCTGGGAGGAGACGTGAGGACTGCGGCTCCTCCTCAGGGTGTTGTGGTCACCATCATAACCAATATGCAGTCTGTGGGACTGAACACCACGGCGCTGAAGATCGCCCACGAGTTTGACAAGGCCAGGAGCGAGTGA
- the tpm1 gene encoding tropomyosin alpha-1 chain isoform X3 codes for MAGLTSLEAVKRKIKSLQEQADGAEERAEKLQRELELQRKSRESAEGDVASLNRRIQLVEEELDRAQERLATALQKLEEAEKAADESERGMKVIENRAQKDEEKMELQEIQLKEAKHIAEEADRKYEEVARKLVIVEGELERTEERAELSESKCTELEEELKTVTNNLKSLEAQAEKYSQKEDKYEEEIKVLTDKLKEAETRAEFAERSVAKLEKTIDDLEDELYAQKLKYKAISEELDHALNDMTSM; via the exons ATGGCCGGACTAACATCCCTGGAGGCGGTGAAACGCAAAATAAAGTCCCTGCAGGAGCAGGCGGACGGTGCTGAGGAGAGAGCCGAGAAGCTGCAGCGGGAGCTGGAGCTGCAGAGGAAATCCAGAGAATCG GCTGAGGGCGATGTGGCTTCCCTCAACAGACGCATCCAGCTGGTCGAGGAGGAGCTGGACCGCGCCCAGGAGCGCCTGGCCACCGCCCtgcagaagctggaggaggccGAGAAGGCGGCGGACGAGAGTGAGAG AGGCATGAAGGTCATCGAGAACCGAGCTCAGAAGGACGAGGAGAAGATGGAGCTGCAGGAGATCCAGCTGAAGGAGGCCAAACACATCGCGGAGGAAGCCGACCGCAAATACGAGGAG GTGGCCCGTAAGCTGGTGATCGTTGAAGGAGAGCTGGAACGTACCGAGGAGCGCGCCGAGCTCTCCGAGAG CAAATGCACTGAGCTTGAGGAAGAGTTGAAAACTGTGACCAACAACCTGAAGTCTCTGGAGGCCCAGGCTGAGAAG TACTCTCAGAAGGAGGACAAATATGAGGAGGAGATCAAGGTCCTGACAGACAAGCTGAAGGAG GCTGAGACCCGTGCCGAGTTTGCTGAGAGATCAGTAGCTAAGCTTGAGAAGACCATTGATGACCTAGAAG ACGAGCTCTACGCGCAGAAACTCAAGTACAAGGCCATCAGCGAGGAGCTGGACCACGCCCTCAACGACATGACATCAATGTAA